One Bacteroidota bacterium genomic window carries:
- a CDS encoding CBS domain-containing protein, whose amino-acid sequence MLAHELMTDDIPPLKTSDTGVRALAWMDELRVSHLPIVNNVAFLGLISENDILDLNAPNDPIGNHTLSLVRPFVFSDQHFYEVLRMLSQHKLSLIPVLDKNEHFLGSIKLSTLLEKFADMASLKEPGGVIVLELNTNDYYLTEIAKIVESNDAKILSLYISSPTDSTKLEVTLKINRTDLSSILQTFYRFNYSVKNTIHESEADNELKNRFDSFLSYLNV is encoded by the coding sequence ATGCTCGCACACGAATTGATGACTGACGACATTCCTCCGCTCAAAACTTCGGATACCGGAGTAAGAGCACTAGCTTGGATGGATGAGTTGCGTGTATCGCATTTACCTATTGTAAATAATGTTGCCTTTTTAGGATTAATTTCAGAAAACGACATTCTTGATTTAAATGCACCCAACGATCCTATTGGAAATCATACATTATCGTTGGTGCGACCTTTTGTATTTAGCGATCAGCATTTTTATGAAGTGTTGCGAATGCTTTCACAACACAAACTTTCGTTAATTCCTGTTCTCGATAAAAACGAGCACTTTTTGGGAAGTATAAAACTATCGACTTTGCTCGAAAAATTTGCTGACATGGCCTCGCTGAAAGAACCAGGAGGAGTAATCGTTTTGGAATTAAATACCAACGATTATTATTTAACCGAAATAGCGAAAATTGTAGAAAGCAACGATGCTAAAATTTTAAGTTTATACATCTCCTCTCCCACTGATTCAACCAAATTAGAAGTAACATTAAAAATTAACCGCACTGATTTATCTTCTATACTTCAAACCTTTTACAGGTTTAATTATTCGGTAAAAAATACCATCCACGAAAGTGAAGCCGACAACGAATTAAAAAACCGTTTCGATTCCTTTTTAAGCTACCTTAATGTGTAA
- a CDS encoding BamA/TamA family outer membrane protein produces MNRLHARVFFIWIFSIAHSYAQLANDSISNKWFNIKTIHFEGNKKTKDKIIYREIPLQQGDSINSNALAEFLKKSQQNIMNTSLFNFATVDTVQIDSMHLQVNVKVVERWYLWPNPIFEIAERNFNTWLENPNFYRVSYGFYLVKNNFRGRKENIQFRIRLGYAEQYGFAYNIPYLTKKQNLGLGFSFAYSRNHEIQYASLDNKQVFYKNPDSYVRQELGARIRLNYRIGIYGTHSGELRYNEATIADTIRILAPNYLGKGATKTQFFSINFQLREDQRDYKPYPLQGFVAVLDLTQVGFGILKDEDFSIFRTELQYNRYDHLFKRFYLAEGIKLKLSPNAQQPYFVQRGLGFSDFVRGYELYVIDGQNYGLLKTNVKYQLVKPHTQKLAWVPSEKFSKFHYAFYVNLFADAGYVVDSSYESQNKLANKLIYSTGLGLDLVTYYDLVFRIEATINAQNKSGIFLHLVAPI; encoded by the coding sequence ATGAATCGTCTTCATGCACGAGTATTTTTTATATGGATTTTTAGCATCGCTCATTCCTATGCTCAACTCGCTAATGATAGCATTTCAAACAAATGGTTCAACATTAAAACGATTCACTTCGAAGGAAACAAAAAAACTAAGGATAAAATTATTTATCGCGAAATTCCTTTGCAACAGGGAGATTCCATAAACAGCAATGCGCTTGCTGAATTTCTGAAAAAATCGCAGCAAAATATTATGAATACCTCGCTGTTTAATTTTGCGACTGTGGATACTGTTCAAATAGACTCAATGCATTTGCAAGTAAATGTAAAAGTGGTAGAACGCTGGTATTTGTGGCCCAACCCTATTTTTGAAATTGCAGAACGAAATTTTAATACATGGCTCGAAAATCCAAATTTTTACCGTGTGAGTTATGGTTTTTACTTAGTAAAAAATAATTTTCGAGGCCGAAAAGAAAACATACAATTCAGAATTCGCTTGGGATACGCCGAACAATATGGATTTGCTTATAATATTCCCTATTTGACAAAAAAGCAAAACCTGGGACTTGGCTTTTCCTTTGCCTATTCACGCAACCACGAAATACAGTATGCCTCATTAGATAACAAGCAAGTATTTTATAAGAACCCTGACAGTTATGTTCGTCAGGAGTTAGGCGCACGTATTCGACTCAACTACCGTATTGGAATTTACGGCACGCACAGCGGTGAATTGCGCTACAATGAGGCTACAATTGCCGATACCATAAGAATTTTAGCTCCAAATTATTTGGGCAAAGGAGCAACTAAAACACAGTTTTTTTCCATTAATTTTCAATTACGTGAAGACCAACGCGATTATAAACCTTATCCATTGCAGGGATTTGTGGCTGTTTTAGATCTTACGCAGGTTGGATTTGGAATTTTGAAAGACGAAGATTTTTCGATTTTTAGAACCGAGTTGCAGTACAACCGATACGACCATTTATTTAAACGATTTTACCTGGCAGAAGGAATCAAACTTAAGCTATCGCCCAATGCACAACAACCTTATTTTGTTCAACGAGGACTTGGCTTTTCAGACTTTGTTAGAGGATATGAATTGTATGTAATTGATGGACAAAATTACGGGCTACTTAAGACCAATGTTAAATATCAGTTGGTAAAACCACATACACAAAAATTGGCTTGGGTGCCTTCCGAAAAATTTAGCAAATTTCATTATGCCTTTTATGTAAATTTGTTTGCCGATGCAGGCTATGTTGTTGATAGCAGTTACGAAAGCCAAAATAAGCTTGCCAATAAATTAATTTATTCAACAGGACTGGGGCTCGATTTGGTAACTTACTATGATTTGGTATTTCGGATAGAAGCAACCATAAATGCTCAAAATAAATCAGGAATATTTTTACATTTAGTAGCTCCAATTTAA